The nucleotide window AAGAGCGTTTGTTTTTATTAGTCAAATATATGTCCTTTTTGTTTTTCCAAAAAAAAGACAATTTTTGATTGCAAAATTTCACTAAAACACAGACTATCAAAGGTAAAAATTCTTTAATGAAATATGTTTTACTTGTTGTATTGTTGATAGATGGGTCTGAAATAATCATATCCCTCTTTCACCAATCTATTGATGATGTGATTAGCTACAATATTCTGTTGATTCTCGTATAAGAATACCAAAACATTTAAAATAGGTTCTTTCTTATAAACATAATTTATTTTCATTAATAAAGCTATTCTGCTAATCAAATGAGCGGGGCTATTATTTATCCATCGAGATAATGCTTCTGTAATATGAATATTTACGATCTGATTCTGAAATTTCTTCATATTTTCTTCAACCAACAAGACATTTTCTTCATCTAATTTTTCTATAAAATCAGTGAGGTAAACAACTCCTTCTAATAACTTACTATCATTACTATCGGTTATTTTTTCTATAGACTGATTTATTAGTCCCCAAACTTTTAGAATTTTGTTAATTAAATCCTCTTTATTTCCAATCTGATCATTATCAATAATTGATTTTTGCCCTCTTAAAAGAGAAATAATTTTTTGGAGAACATGAATGTTCGGATTCTTCAGTGATTTATAAAGAAAACTTTCTTCAAAGCTATTTTCATAATTCCAAAAATAATAGGCTAAAAAATGCCTTAACAGACCGTGATTATAGAAAGTAAGAATCTTATCTGAATCTATGGCACGCTGATAACTTGAATAAAGTATTTTATAAAAATCAATATTTAACGGATTTCTAAAAGCTATTCCAGACATAAATGCTTCCCATTTAATATCATCATAATCTTCTACTTTTGAAAGATTATCATTAACCCAGGTGTTATCTAAGAACATAAATTGGGAAAGAAACTTTCCGAAGAGAACATAGGAATCAATATGGTTTTCGAAAGATTGTTCGAAAGCCAATTTAGCTTCAATATCCCATCGAGCGACTTTCTGATTATTCGGCAGATTTCTAGCATACTTCAAAGAATAATTAAGCAAACCTGTTAAAACATGTCCCGCTGTAGAATTTAAAGAATGAAGAATAAAATCACCACTCCGAATGGTACTAAAATCATCTTTAGGTAGTTCATCCAAGCATTGAAGCAAAACTTTTTTACAGTTTGGCAATAACTTACAATCAAAACTATGCTGTTCGTTTTGTGCTCCAGAAGTTATAAGCATACCAATCTCTCCAATTATCCAATCTTTAGTTACCCTAAAATCATCTTCTAGCTGAAGCTTATTAGATTTAAAAGACTCATTTGTTATGTATGCATAACAAAATTTCATAACCTTATCCCAATCAAAATCTCTACTTAACCTCCAAGCTTTAGAAAAACCTGATAAAATATTATAAGCATATATAAACTTAATCTCTACTAATTCTTCAACAAAATGAGCGAATCTATTTGGATCCTCTTCCACCGCTTCCTTTATAGCTTCTGCAAATCCATCAATTGTTGGATCATCAAATCCATAATTACTTTTAAAAGAATCCAGTTCATTCAATAGTTGCTCATCGGACATCGTTAGAATTTCATCTTTTGAAAATGGAGTGACATGGCCCATCCTAACAACAATTTTACCTTCTTCAGAATAATCTTTAGTAATCTTAGACTGTTCTTCAATCGTCAAGAACTTAGCACTAAAAAATGAATTTTCCTTTAGCGCGTCCAACCATCGGTGTTGCCATTCTTCTTTATTCAAGGCTAAGTGTTTGTCCCCTATTGGACCATTTTCAATTATTTTCCAAATAAACTTTTGTTCCTCTTCATTTAAGTCTGTACTAACTTTAGATAGTAGATAGTGAAGCTCTAATCTATAGGCATAGGTAGAAAATAAATACATACTATCTTTTTCATCCAATAACTTCCAAAATAAAAATTTTAAATTACTCCAATCTTCAGCAACAATATAGAACAACATTCTCTTGAAGTATGGAAGATCAAATCTTTGGTCTTCAATAAAATCATTTAATACATCTTGTAAACTCTCGCTATCCTGCGTAACTAATTTGGTTAACCATTCTCTTAAATTAAATGAAAATACACCCAAAATAGGAGTATTATAATGAGAGTTCTCATCCAAATCTTTAATTCCTTCATATCCAATTATAGAAGTATAATCGCTCCAAAAATTAAAACTCAGACGATTATAAATATCTTGATAGATTACTTTATCAAGGTTATTTTTGTCAAATAAATCAGTTAAAAATTGATTAAACCAAACCTTATCCAGCTTTAAATAATTCTCTTGCGAAACCTCATCGATAATCATCGTTTCACCATTTGAAGATTTTTCCAAGCGAACTATCATTTTTTCAAAAATTCTAAATATTTTGAAAATATAATTTGTTTCACCAATTTTTCCCTCCGCAAAAATAACGTGATCGCGTAACAAGAAATTGATTTGCTCCAATAATCTGTATATCGTTTTGTTATGACAAATATTTATTATTTTGTCAAGTAATCCCTCGTTATGAAATGCATTATTTAAGGTATATGAATAATAAGGTGAATAGTATTGTACGGTAGATGATCTATTAAAATCCTCCAGATTATTTGATGTTCTCAACTCAAATAAATAATATAGAATTATTTCAGCTTTCTCTCTATCATTTGGATTATCTGTTAAAAATTTAGGTAATAATGAATCTGTAATTTCCGACGTTTGCAACATTGTATCAAATTGACTGGTTACCCATACAGGGATATAGTCCAAATATTCCTTTGTTACATTTTCGTTTGGAACCAAAGACAATATCTTAATTAAGCGATACCAAGTGTGGTAATTGTCGACGGGGTGTTCCGAAATATCCTTAATGATTTGTAAAATTTCCGGAACAAGTTCCAGATGCTCCGAACGCTCAAATTTTGTAGCAACACTAATCAGATAATCTAAAACCTCCCAAGATGGAATTTGATATCCACTTTCTTTTTGCACGGGTATTGGATTGTTTTCCGGATTAAAAAAACCTTGCTCTTTCAAATAACTAAACCAACTCATTCTCTGCCAATTTTTTGAAAAAATATAATTGATAACTCTGATTCATTTCGAATAAAAAATCTAAAATTTTCTTATCCAATGCTGTTTGTTTTCCAGACAGAATAATTCTGTCTATTTGTGCTGTGTTAGAAACAAACTCATCATCTTCCAAATCCATATTATTTCTTTGTTGAATTTTTCTTTCTGTAAGCAATCTGCTTTCTTGTTTACGTTTTTCCTCCAGCAAATGTTGGGAGAAAGAAGGAAGATGGGGTCTCAATTCTATTTTAAACAACTTCCCAGAAAAAGCTTTGATTGATGTGTCAAAAAATACATATTCTAAATTACCTTCTGTAAAATCCTGCTCGAGTCGACTATGCAATGTATAGCGCTCGTTTCCTTCACTAAAATCTTTATAATTAATGGTTGTGAATATGCATTTTGAATAGCCATGATCTTGTGAGTGCTTTTTTAACGTAAGCAGATTTATAGTATCCCTAAAACTATCTTTGGCGTGATTTGGTGGTGAACAATTAAGATTTCTTTTTGTTGCTTCCAAATAGATTTCGTCACTTTCTTTTGCTATGATTGCCTTATTGGAAAATAACATATCAATTCTACTCATTCGGTTATTGATAGAGGCTTCCACTTTGTCAGGTTCGTACATATTATCTAGCTGATGGACGGCGCTCATCATTCCTGCAATTTCTCTTTTCTTCTCCTTAAAACTTTTAAGAATCTCCTGTTTTTTCACATCTTTATTCCGCATCCATTCCCTCTCCAAGTTTTCCGTAGTCACGAATATAACATGACCATTTTCTATCCAAAAGAGAAGTTCATCAAAATAATTGTCTTTATTTAAAAAGTCAATCTTAAGCAGTTCTAGCCAAACACAGGTATCAATAGCGAGGTAAATCATTTTCAAAATATCTACTTATACAAATATAATTAAATTTGAAATCCGCCACAGATAAACGAAATCCTGCGGTGCAAGTCAAAAAACTATTTCTGTTCACTATTTTTTTTGTAAAAGTTTTCTTTAATTCTAGCCAATTCATTTTTTTGTTCTTCCAATAGATCTTCTAAATCTTTGAACATATGATCAACTCTAGAAATATTATCATCCGACATTTTAAAATTATTTAAATCAACAACACCCATATTTTTATCAAAATCACTAAAAACTTCTAGCATCTCTAAGAAACTGATTTGCTCCCGAGTTAAAAACTCTTTATTCTCCTTCATCCATTCCTGATCTTTCAGCAGAATATCTTTATGCAGGTTAATTTGCACAACTTTACTAAAAATTTTTTCAGAATTATTTTTTACAAGATCAACAAATTGTGTCCATTCATTATCTCTTGGCATTGCGTTATATTCCAACCAACGAGGTATAATGATAGGTTCTTTATCCTCCTGTAAGATTTTCAATATCTCCAAAACCGGTTTTAAATCTTCCAAAGGTTGTTTGATTGGGAGATCATCTCTGTTAGACCATAACTTAAGAATAACATCACAGCATTCGGTCATTAATTGTTTTTTTTCGCTTTCAGATTCAGCAGCATTGATTCCGGAGATAAGTTCTGCTATATAGTGGGACATCCATCTAGCAAGTGTATTACTAGAATATTCAAGGTTTAGTTCCTTAATGAGCTTCTCACCCAATTTTATAATTGACTCCTCTGAGTGTTTTGACTGTTCCATCTGCTTTTATTAGGTAAAGTTTTATTTGATATCTGTTATCGCTGTCTCTATTTCTGTAGTGCCTCTCTTCGAGTTGTCTTTCGATCATACATCTTAAGATTAGATCCTTTTTTTCCTGTTTTAAAAATTCAACTAAAAAATTCTTCGATATTTTTAAAATACTGCCAGAAGATTCAACACCTGTATTATATTTTCTATTTCTCGGTTCATCGTTAGAAACCTCATTCCAGTTTTCGAAGACACTTATCAATGAATTTTTTGCATAACCCATTTTATAGTATTCATCATAAGTTACGTCATACTTTTTTTGCAAGCCATCTTCCAAAACAAAAGAACCTTGTTGATTACGGTTAAAAAGTTCATCCTGTGAATCAAGACCTTCGTATTCCGATTTAAATTCTTCTATCCATCCTTTCAAAAGGAAATCTTTTTCATCTGTTGCTTCATCATCATCTTCATCTTTAGCAAGAGGAAAATAATAATCGTAGCTATCTTTTGTCGTATGCAAAGCCCTCAATAAAGCATCTGATTTATCTGGAGAGACCAGATTTGATATAATACTTACTGACTCTTGATTAGCTCCCATATACATTGTAATACCACCATATACATAGAGAAAAGGATCGGCTTGATCCAAAAAGCCTACTCCCGAATCAAAATCATCTTCTTGGATCTGATCACGCCAAATCAAATCAAATTTGTTTTCGCCTTTCTTCCAGTATTTCTTTTTTAGTGGAAGCGGATCTCTTAAATCCGATAGCCAGAAGTTATCAAAAGCATTAGCTTCAGATTTTAACCAATCCTCCCAATCCTCCTTACCATCTAAATAATCAGTTTTAACGAATGGCTCATTTTCCAACAAAAAATTAGCGGCGCAGTACATAGCGTGATATTGCCAATAAATAGAAATATCTTCGACTTCCGGGTTGCTTCCGTGGTCATTTCTTGTAAGATGCCAATCTCCATTATAAAGCTGGCTTCCTATAAAATCATCTTCGTTAGGATTGCCAACGTACCCCCATTCTTCAGCAATAATTTTGTCTGCAACGTCTGCTACATCATATTCCGACAAGTTGAAAGGATCTCCAACCTTGTCATACCAATACGGCAATGTATCCAAACTACTAAATTTAAAAAGCCAACTATCGGAATCACTCCGTGCAAATTTTCGTTGCTTTCGGGCGTATTTTTTTTCCTCAACCATTTCAAATTTAGAATTATTCATTTGCAGAATAAAATTTAGCTCTTCATCTGTAAATACAGAGTTATCAAATGAATAAAGGTTAAGGCAACTTTTCTTAATATAATGCCTGATCAGGACATGAGGGAGGTTATTACTTAATAATTCCTGATAGAAAACATCTTTCAAATGCAAAAGTTTCTTTGGGTTCTCTTTTGATATTCTGTCTAAAGCAATCCACAAATATAATTTAGAAGACATCCAGTAAAACATATAGTTTTTCTCTTGGAAAGGAAGACAATTTTTTTCATTTTGTTTTTTAAGAAGTATATCAAATATACCTGTACTACCCAAGTTTACCATTTTCCGTAATGAATGGATAGCCCGCCAACGTAGACGCTTATCAGGATGACCAAGAATAAACCTCATCATATCTGCAACATTTTCAATACAGTCACTCGAAGGTCTTAATTCTTCACTCCAAAGACCGTCAGCTATATCAGGTTGAATTGGTAAGTTCCATCTTTTGATTATCCACTCTAATAATTCTTCGTTTTTATCTTTGGTGAGAGTATTCTTGATAAGCTCAAAAGAACTGTAAATAGATTCATCCGAAAGAAGATCAATTTTCTTAGGCAAAATTTTTCTGATAGTAATTTCCAAGATAATATCATCTACGCAGAATAGTTTTGCTAAGCTTTTGATAGAAAATATGCTCAAAGCACTCCCATAGTCAAGCTGATGGAGTCTGCTTATCAATACTTTTTCAAAGTTATCTTTCTTCCAATTTTTTATATCTGGATAAAATTCCCACTCTTCAAAAGCTTTTTCTAATATGTTTTCCAGAGTATGATATTCCAATAAATCACTGCTAACATCCACAAGGGCATTAAGGAAAAACACTTGATCCTCAACCTCACAGTTTTCAATTATATCTTCGAAAAAATTATTAATAACTGATCTACTGTTAAAACTTTCACCGCTGACTATGATATGATCAAGAACTCTTTCTAATGCTTTAACAGATGTAAAATCCAATGAAGCGAGATCAATATTATGATGTTTTTTTTCGTTATCAATATATTTTGATTCCGAATCTTCAGGTTTAGTTTCTAAAGAATCTATAAAATCAACATATTCTTTTATCTCCTTCACTAAATTATCATCAATGAGTTGGCGTGACTTTATCTGATCATATATTTCCTTTGAATAATGCTTATCTTTTTGCAGTTTTAAATCTCGGAACTCAGATTTTATAAATCTATTCTTTATATCAGTTTTTCCACTATTATTAATTCCTGAGATAATCATCTTGTATAATTCTTCCAGATTTCGCCAGTTATAATTTGTCTTAAGATTGATCAGCGACGCTGCCGTAATGTGGTCGATATATCCTACTTCCATTGCTTTTTTAAGCACTGTAATTATTGGACGTCCTAACTTTAGAACGTTTCGATGATGCCAACGGCACATGATCGGAAACATTGAAGATTTATCAATGTTTCCAATTCCCATTAAACCTTCAGCATAAGGAAAATGTTTTTTATCGTAATTTCCTAATTTAATATCGCAATATTCAATAAACTTAGCAAAATCATATGCCATCTTTGGATTATCATTAACAATGCCTATCTGTGACAATTCAAAAAGACATCTTATTTGTGCGAAAGCTTCAGTATCAATTTCCGAAACAGATTTAATTGCTTTTTCAAAAAAATCTTTACTTAGAGTATTATTAATCTTGCTGCTAAGCAGTAAACACTGTAGATAGTTCTCTGTAGATTCATTAGCAGAAACATGAGATTCCTGAATAATTTCTTTTGCCTCATGTAAAAGTTTGAATGATAACTTTAAATATCTTTTGTTTAAGATGATTACTTTTAAAACCTCGAACCTAAGTTTCAACTTTTCGGCCTGCTTGTCAAAGCTATCGATAATTAACTGCATCAACTCACCTTTATCATCAAAATGATTACAGGTTTTTGCGAGCTTAACCGCCAAAAATATAAATCGGGAATTTGCCCAATAACCAAATTGGTGTTTAAAATCATAATCATTTTGAATATCGCTGCAAATCTTTCGAAATCGTTCCGTAAGCTCAGTCTCTTCAAAACGGTGAGTTAAAAAATCGGAATGCAGCTGATAAACTGGAACAGCATATTTAAGAAAAGCTACAAACTCTCTCTTATCTCTTTCAATTATTTTACGTTGGTCATAATCTTTAATTTTATCAATGTTTCTAAAATTAGAAGGATAGTAATCTTCTAGTTTTTTGTCTGCATTCTGGAGTGATGACATAAGACAGTCCTTTTTGAGAAAAATTTCCATCAATCTTGGTTCATCCTCGAAACGGCTGTCATTAAAGAAAGGTACTTTACCGAGAGGTTTTGAATCAATTCGATTGAGACAATCAATGATTAAAACACTATCAACTCTGTAATAGCTTAAAATTCCGCAAAACTCTACAGCAAACTCATAAAATAATTGACTGAACTCCTTTTTCTTATGAGAAAATACTCTTAATAGGTCTTTAGCAAGCTGAGTCAAATCAAAACTGATTGGCAACTTATATTGAAACAGTTTACAAGATATATATATCTTTTCGTCAATTCTAAATTTATCATATTTCAACCACTCTGAAATCTCAGTTTCACTCGAATTGCTGACAATATTCTCGATAAGATGTTTACCTGCACTAATTTTCGACTCAACAGGACTCCATCTATTGAAGCGTTCCAACATTCTTCTGACTCCGTATAATTTCAAAAAAGCCTCAGCTTCAAATGCTATATCAAGACTTGATATGGGATAATGCCGTAGCTCTTCGTCATTTTTTGTTTTTCTCCAAACAAGCCATTCATTAGCAGTCTTAAGATGCTTGATGGCTATTTCTCTATTTTCGGGTTTACGGGAATTAATGCCAGCAAGTTTTAGATGAAAAGCTCCAGCCCAAGAGCGTTCTTCACTTTTCATTTGAAGCCTTGTCAAAGAATTTTGATCACCAAATCTCAAAACCAAATCCGGATATTTAATAAGAAGATTGGTCAGACCTTTATCTGTTTTAGATTCTTCGGCGGCTATAAATAATAATTTAAAATAATTGATATCATTCTCATGTTCAACACTGGCATTAAGAGCAAGTTTCGTACGGTTGATATAAACTTCCCTATTGCGTATCGGGTCTGTAGGGAAGTCTAAAAATTTTCTATCTAGAACAATATCAATCAATTCATTCTTCAAACCCGATGAGTATAAGATTGCTCCAAGATTTGTAGAAGCGTATTCATCTTTAGTTGAATTGGATAAAAACAAATTTGCAATATCCTGATGTTCTTCCAGACTGAAAGGATATGTCTGTCTTACATAATTCTCGAAATCTTCATCCCTGAAATAAAAATGGTTATTTTCAAGAACAAGTCCATTCCAAATGTCAGATGCTAAATCTTGAAGCAAAGCAATTTGAACATTCATAATTTCTGAAATGTAATTAATTGGCACCGGTCTTGGCAGCATTATGAGTAACTTAAAAAACTCATCGACAAGAGCTCTATTATCCTCTCCAAGCTTAACTATAGCATCTTCGATTTTATCGAGTATCAAATTATCAACAAGCTTACCGTTGGGTTTAAGATAATTAATTACCTCTTTTATTCCCTGATTTCGTAGGGACATTGAATAAAACTGTACTCTTGGAATACCATTGGTAAATTGATGAAATTCTAAAATTTCTCTTTTCGTAATATTTTTAAAATTGATTTTTGCAAATTGAGTTGTTTCCTCCAATGAAAATGGTTGTAGTTCATACTCCAAATGTTTTTTAATCGGGAGTTTGAGAGAATCTTTTCGGTACGTACGAGAGGTTACCACAATATGACAACCCTCTGGAATTTCCATATTGACAAGATCTTGGACAAAGCTTCTTTCTCCAAACGATTCTGCCGCTGTTACACTATTATCAGCAGCATCAATAATGAGCAGTAAATAAGCGTTAGCATCTCTGCTTTTTAAAATTTCAACGCCTGCTCTAATCCTCTTTTTTAGTTCATTCAAATAAACATCATCAGATTCATTTTGTACTAGCAAAAACTCAGTTCCTAATGACTTGGCAAGCTCATTAGCCAACTGTACAATAGCATTTCTATGTAAATGTCTTTTATCTTCCGGATTCTGATATTTACCTGCACCATAACAATCAAAGAGAATAGATTGGCAATAGTCGGGAACAGCATTTTTTATCTGATGAACAATGGTTGACTTACCAATTCCTGCACCACCGTGTAAACAGATGGGTAGGTAAGAAACATTGGAATCAATAACATTTACAATATCCTTCAGTTGTTCTCTTTCAACAGTACGTATATTTTTTTCGAAATTTTGAGAAACAGGAAAAAGATTTTCAAGCGCACTAAATCCAAAACTTGCAATCACATCAGTAACGCCTAAGGTGCGGTCATCCTCACTTTCAGGCATCATCTTATTCCAGACCAGCTGAAATAATGAATTGAACTGTCCTTTAGACTTTATGCTATTTTTTGAAATGGAATTTATCAATTCAAGTTTTAGTAGCTGTCTTGAATTTGATCCACAATCATTAAAATCCAGCAATCTCACAAAATCCGTAAACTCTGTAAGATTAAGACTAGAAGCCTTATGCAGTTTTCCGAAAGCATCTTTATTTAAGTCTGGAATTTCGGAAAAAACCTTGTTGAAACTTAAGGCTCTTTGATTAGTCTTTAAAAATTCCTGAACTTTAAGAATCTGATTGAGATGGGATTGATTAACATTTCTGTTACTGACAAGTTTGATCTTTATTTTTTGCAGAACTTTTTCCCTTCCAAACTCATCCACAAATTTTTTAAAAATATTAGCTAAACGCAGAACGATTGATCCATGAAAAGATTTACTCTTTTTTCCTTCATAAAGTTTGGAAAAAGTAAAATTTTCATCAGCCCTTCTGGTACTGTATTTTAATTGAGATATAAGTATAGAATTGGCGCTGTCGAAATCCTTTCCGCCAAAATATTCCGTTAAATCAATCCCTAAGAACATTTCTCCGGTAGGATCAAGTTTTTTCGAGAGATTTTTCTCAAAACCTTCAATAGTTAAAGCCTTTAGCCCTTGTTTATCAAAGTTTAGTAATTCCAGAGATTTTTTGATTGTCCACAAAATATGAAAAT belongs to Chryseobacterium gleum and includes:
- a CDS encoding PIN domain-containing protein; amino-acid sequence: MIYLAIDTCVWLELLKIDFLNKDNYFDELLFWIENGHVIFVTTENLEREWMRNKDVKKQEILKSFKEKKREIAGMMSAVHQLDNMYEPDKVEASINNRMSRIDMLFSNKAIIAKESDEIYLEATKRNLNCSPPNHAKDSFRDTINLLTLKKHSQDHGYSKCIFTTINYKDFSEGNERYTLHSRLEQDFTEGNLEYVFFDTSIKAFSGKLFKIELRPHLPSFSQHLLEEKRKQESRLLTERKIQQRNNMDLEDDEFVSNTAQIDRIILSGKQTALDKKILDFLFEMNQSYQLYFFKKLAENELV
- a CDS encoding NACHT domain-containing protein, with the protein product MVNKRFIPDADLSSAGDDFHILWTIKKSLELLNFDKQGLKALTIEGFEKNLSKKLDPTGEMFLGIDLTEYFGGKDFDSANSILISQLKYSTRRADENFTFSKLYEGKKSKSFHGSIVLRLANIFKKFVDEFGREKVLQKIKIKLVSNRNVNQSHLNQILKVQEFLKTNQRALSFNKVFSEIPDLNKDAFGKLHKASSLNLTEFTDFVRLLDFNDCGSNSRQLLKLELINSISKNSIKSKGQFNSLFQLVWNKMMPESEDDRTLGVTDVIASFGFSALENLFPVSQNFEKNIRTVEREQLKDIVNVIDSNVSYLPICLHGGAGIGKSTIVHQIKNAVPDYCQSILFDCYGAGKYQNPEDKRHLHRNAIVQLANELAKSLGTEFLLVQNESDDVYLNELKKRIRAGVEILKSRDANAYLLLIIDAADNSVTAAESFGERSFVQDLVNMEIPEGCHIVVTSRTYRKDSLKLPIKKHLEYELQPFSLEETTQFAKINFKNITKREILEFHQFTNGIPRVQFYSMSLRNQGIKEVINYLKPNGKLVDNLILDKIEDAIVKLGEDNRALVDEFFKLLIMLPRPVPINYISEIMNVQIALLQDLASDIWNGLVLENNHFYFRDEDFENYVRQTYPFSLEEHQDIANLFLSNSTKDEYASTNLGAILYSSGLKNELIDIVLDRKFLDFPTDPIRNREVYINRTKLALNASVEHENDINYFKLLFIAAEESKTDKGLTNLLIKYPDLVLRFGDQNSLTRLQMKSEERSWAGAFHLKLAGINSRKPENREIAIKHLKTANEWLVWRKTKNDEELRHYPISSLDIAFEAEAFLKLYGVRRMLERFNRWSPVESKISAGKHLIENIVSNSSETEISEWLKYDKFRIDEKIYISCKLFQYKLPISFDLTQLAKDLLRVFSHKKKEFSQLFYEFAVEFCGILSYYRVDSVLIIDCLNRIDSKPLGKVPFFNDSRFEDEPRLMEIFLKKDCLMSSLQNADKKLEDYYPSNFRNIDKIKDYDQRKIIERDKREFVAFLKYAVPVYQLHSDFLTHRFEETELTERFRKICSDIQNDYDFKHQFGYWANSRFIFLAVKLAKTCNHFDDKGELMQLIIDSFDKQAEKLKLRFEVLKVIILNKRYLKLSFKLLHEAKEIIQESHVSANESTENYLQCLLLSSKINNTLSKDFFEKAIKSVSEIDTEAFAQIRCLFELSQIGIVNDNPKMAYDFAKFIEYCDIKLGNYDKKHFPYAEGLMGIGNIDKSSMFPIMCRWHHRNVLKLGRPIITVLKKAMEVGYIDHITAASLINLKTNYNWRNLEELYKMIISGINNSGKTDIKNRFIKSEFRDLKLQKDKHYSKEIYDQIKSRQLIDDNLVKEIKEYVDFIDSLETKPEDSESKYIDNEKKHHNIDLASLDFTSVKALERVLDHIIVSGESFNSRSVINNFFEDIIENCEVEDQVFFLNALVDVSSDLLEYHTLENILEKAFEEWEFYPDIKNWKKDNFEKVLISRLHQLDYGSALSIFSIKSLAKLFCVDDIILEITIRKILPKKIDLLSDESIYSSFELIKNTLTKDKNEELLEWIIKRWNLPIQPDIADGLWSEELRPSSDCIENVADMMRFILGHPDKRLRWRAIHSLRKMVNLGSTGIFDILLKKQNEKNCLPFQEKNYMFYWMSSKLYLWIALDRISKENPKKLLHLKDVFYQELLSNNLPHVLIRHYIKKSCLNLYSFDNSVFTDEELNFILQMNNSKFEMVEEKKYARKQRKFARSDSDSWLFKFSSLDTLPYWYDKVGDPFNLSEYDVADVADKIIAEEWGYVGNPNEDDFIGSQLYNGDWHLTRNDHGSNPEVEDISIYWQYHAMYCAANFLLENEPFVKTDYLDGKEDWEDWLKSEANAFDNFWLSDLRDPLPLKKKYWKKGENKFDLIWRDQIQEDDFDSGVGFLDQADPFLYVYGGITMYMGANQESVSIISNLVSPDKSDALLRALHTTKDSYDYYFPLAKDEDDDEATDEKDFLLKGWIEEFKSEYEGLDSQDELFNRNQQGSFVLEDGLQKKYDVTYDEYYKMGYAKNSLISVFENWNEVSNDEPRNRKYNTGVESSGSILKISKNFLVEFLKQEKKDLILRCMIERQLEERHYRNRDSDNRYQIKLYLIKADGTVKTLRGVNYKIG